One window from the genome of Streptomyces sp. NBC_01476 encodes:
- a CDS encoding helix-turn-helix transcriptional regulator has product MRDDLGTVFDLLEVNGVISAGFTAGGRWRTRFHPTVRLKLLAVARGSARVSADDRGESVVAGAGDVVVMNGCGSVLVEDARDGGGLQRSFVHPPGQAFYHAGCGEDVVVVGGHIDLADGTDALVAGLGGALLHLPAGRDTARLAGTLHHLVDEAMAERVASEPASRLHARLVILEVLRAMVEDGESVPVGWARGLLDDGIRPALRAMHDDPGRAWRLEELAHRSAMSRTAFAERFTALVGKPPLSYLTGWRMYVARRALRQSDAHIDELALQLGYSTAGAFSTAFRREVGESPRAYRSRHGSGPATARLTGSAGHRSR; this is encoded by the coding sequence ATGAGGGATGACCTGGGAACGGTGTTCGACCTGCTGGAAGTCAACGGGGTGATCTCCGCCGGCTTCACCGCGGGCGGCAGGTGGCGCACCCGGTTCCACCCGACGGTGCGGCTGAAGCTGCTCGCCGTCGCCCGCGGAAGCGCCCGGGTCTCCGCGGACGACCGCGGCGAGTCCGTGGTGGCCGGTGCCGGGGATGTCGTGGTCATGAACGGCTGCGGGTCGGTGCTGGTCGAGGACGCACGGGACGGCGGCGGACTGCAGAGGTCCTTCGTCCACCCGCCTGGCCAGGCGTTTTACCATGCCGGGTGCGGTGAGGACGTCGTCGTGGTCGGCGGTCACATCGACCTGGCCGACGGGACCGACGCGCTGGTCGCGGGCCTCGGCGGTGCTCTGCTGCACCTTCCGGCCGGCCGTGACACCGCCAGACTGGCCGGCACCTTGCACCATCTCGTCGACGAGGCCATGGCGGAGCGCGTGGCCTCGGAGCCGGCGAGCAGGCTGCACGCGCGCCTGGTCATCCTCGAAGTGCTGCGCGCCATGGTCGAGGACGGCGAGTCCGTGCCCGTCGGGTGGGCACGCGGCCTCCTGGACGACGGCATCCGCCCGGCGCTGCGCGCGATGCACGACGACCCCGGGCGGGCCTGGCGCCTCGAAGAGCTCGCCCACCGCTCGGCCATGTCACGCACCGCCTTCGCCGAGCGGTTCACCGCCCTGGTCGGGAAACCGCCGCTGTCCTACCTGACCGGCTGGCGGATGTACGTCGCCCGGCGCGCGCTGCGGCAGAGCGACGCGCACATCGACGAACTCGCCCTCCAGCTCGGCTACTCGACGGCCGGCGCCTTCAGTACCGCTTTCCGCCGCGAGGTCGGGGAATCCCCGCGCGCGTACCGTTCCCGCCACGGCAGCGGCCCCGCCACCGCCCGGCTGACCGGCTCCGCGGGCCACCGCTCCCGGTGA
- a CDS encoding cysteine hydrolase family protein, with product MGSDHTSALVVIDMINTYDHPDAEPLVASVRQALPAVRTAIDTARRSGTDVIYVNDNFGRWRSHHDELVETALRGQYADLVKPVLPDEDSLFVVKARHSIFFQTPLEYLLQQNGIRHIVLCGQVTEQCVLYSALDAHIRHLELTVLQDAVAHIHQDLADAALRMMERNMGARLQHAADLKF from the coding sequence ATGGGCAGTGATCACACCTCCGCACTCGTCGTCATCGACATGATCAACACCTACGACCACCCCGACGCGGAGCCGCTGGTCGCGTCGGTACGCCAGGCGCTGCCCGCCGTCCGGACCGCGATCGACACCGCACGCAGGAGCGGTACCGACGTGATCTACGTCAACGACAACTTCGGCCGCTGGCGCTCCCACCACGACGAGCTGGTGGAGACGGCACTGCGGGGACAGTACGCGGACCTGGTGAAGCCGGTGCTGCCGGACGAGGATTCCCTGTTCGTCGTCAAGGCCCGCCACTCGATCTTCTTCCAGACACCGCTGGAGTATCTGCTCCAGCAGAACGGCATCCGGCACATCGTGCTCTGCGGTCAGGTGACGGAGCAGTGCGTGCTCTACTCCGCGCTGGACGCCCACATCCGCCACCTGGAGCTGACCGTGCTCCAGGACGCCGTGGCCCACATCCACCAGGACCTGGCGGACGCGGCGCTGCGGATGATGGAGCGGAACATGGGCGCCCGGCTGCAGCACGCAGCCGACCTGAAGTTCTGA
- a CDS encoding ABC transporter ATP-binding protein: protein MGSPESRKDSPDRGSVFLALRYYTGELTRLRWLTVPGMLLPALGNIGINYIAPLVIAKLVGRIAGDAGLAIGSTLPYVLGFAGVLLLAETLWRLGLHCLNRLDALGIEQLYVIGMDELFAKDAAFFHDNFAGSLTKRVLSFASRFEEFVDTLTFSVVGSLVPLVFGSVVLWRYQPLLVVGLVGMIALTGLVVTPLIRRRQALVGRREEAIARVSGHVADSLMNIDTVRAFAAEEREAAEHRSRVAESRRLTLRSWDYGNLRIDTLVAPLSVLTNALGLLLAVALGGSRHSVEEVVVAFTYYSNATRVMFEFNQIYRRLESSMTEAAQFTELLRTPPTVVDPPSPEPLRSRGADVRFEQVVFAHAGAEPLFEGLDLAVPSGGKVGFVGRSGGGKTTLIRLLLRITDVDAGRILIGGQDISRLRQADLRSLIAYVPQDPAMFHRTLRENIAFARPDATPAEIRRAAEVAHVTEFADALPDGFDTMVGERGVKLSGGQRQRVALARAVLRDAPILLLDEATSALDSESELLVQEALWRLMEGRTALVVAHRLSTVATMDRLVVLDRGRILEQGTHQELLTSDGAYAKLWQHQSGGFLDDTAGTESPVR, encoded by the coding sequence ATGGGATCGCCTGAATCGCGCAAGGATTCACCGGACAGGGGTTCGGTGTTCCTGGCACTGCGGTACTACACAGGAGAGTTGACCCGGTTACGGTGGCTGACGGTGCCGGGCATGCTGCTCCCGGCGCTGGGCAACATCGGGATCAACTACATCGCGCCGCTCGTCATCGCCAAGCTCGTCGGCCGTATCGCAGGCGACGCCGGCCTCGCCATCGGCTCGACGCTGCCCTACGTCCTCGGCTTCGCCGGTGTCCTGCTGCTCGCGGAGACCCTGTGGCGGCTCGGCCTGCACTGCCTGAACCGCCTGGACGCCCTGGGGATCGAGCAGCTGTACGTGATCGGCATGGACGAGCTGTTCGCCAAGGACGCCGCCTTCTTCCACGACAACTTCGCCGGGTCGCTGACCAAGCGGGTGCTGAGTTTCGCCTCCCGCTTCGAGGAGTTCGTCGACACGCTGACGTTCTCGGTCGTGGGCAGCCTCGTGCCGCTGGTGTTCGGTTCTGTGGTGCTGTGGCGCTACCAACCGCTCCTGGTCGTCGGGCTGGTAGGGATGATCGCGCTGACGGGGCTGGTGGTGACACCGTTGATCCGCCGCCGTCAGGCGCTCGTCGGGCGCCGTGAGGAGGCCATCGCCCGGGTGTCGGGTCACGTCGCGGACAGCCTGATGAACATCGACACGGTCAGGGCGTTCGCCGCCGAGGAGCGCGAGGCGGCCGAACACCGGTCGCGTGTCGCGGAATCGCGCCGGCTCACGCTGCGGTCATGGGATTACGGCAACCTGCGCATCGACACGCTGGTCGCGCCGCTGTCCGTGCTCACCAACGCGCTGGGTCTGCTGCTCGCGGTCGCGCTGGGCGGGAGCCGGCACAGTGTGGAGGAGGTCGTGGTCGCCTTCACGTACTACAGCAACGCGACGCGGGTCATGTTCGAGTTCAACCAGATCTACCGCCGGCTGGAGAGCTCGATGACCGAGGCCGCGCAGTTCACCGAACTGCTGCGGACGCCGCCGACCGTGGTCGATCCGCCGTCGCCGGAGCCGCTGCGGTCCCGGGGCGCCGACGTCCGCTTCGAGCAGGTGGTCTTCGCCCACGCGGGCGCGGAACCGCTCTTCGAAGGTCTCGACCTGGCCGTGCCCAGCGGCGGGAAGGTCGGTTTCGTCGGCCGGTCCGGCGGCGGCAAGACCACGCTCATCCGGCTGCTGCTGCGGATCACGGACGTCGACGCGGGCCGCATCCTGATCGGGGGCCAGGACATCAGCAGGCTGCGCCAGGCCGACCTGCGCAGCCTGATCGCCTATGTGCCGCAGGACCCGGCGATGTTCCACCGCACGCTGCGGGAGAACATCGCGTTCGCCCGGCCGGATGCCACCCCCGCCGAGATCCGCCGCGCGGCCGAGGTCGCCCATGTCACGGAGTTCGCCGACGCACTGCCGGACGGCTTCGACACCATGGTGGGCGAACGCGGTGTCAAGCTCTCCGGCGGACAGCGCCAGCGCGTCGCCTTGGCCAGAGCGGTCCTGCGTGACGCGCCGATCCTGCTGCTGGACGAGGCGACCAGCGCGCTGGACTCCGAGAGCGAACTCCTCGTCCAGGAGGCGCTGTGGCGGCTGATGGAGGGACGGACCGCGCTGGTGGTGGCGCACCGGCTGAGCACGGTCGCCACCATGGACCGGCTCGTCGTCCTCGACCGCGGGCGGATCCTCGAACAGGGCACGCACCAGGAACTGCTCACCTCGGACGGCGCCTACGCGAAACTGTGGCAGCACCAGTCGGGCGGCTTCCTCGACGACACCGCGGGCACCGAGAGCCCCGTGCGGTAG
- a CDS encoding TIGR03620 family F420-dependent LLM class oxidoreductase produces MGTTTVIDAARRALGPVGVTLPVSFTTALSIDAQRKAVDRLERAGYRAVWTNEVIGGKDALVQLAVLLAATDRMVFGTGVANIWARQPPTMHGAAAVLAQAYPGRFVLGMGVGYPQQAASVGLEFGTPLATLRAYLNRMAAPTQPPAPDVPYPRIIAANGPKMLALAGEIADGALPAVQPPEFTVRARRTLGPDKLLVIGLSVVPDDDRDRARAVARQRMAEALDRPSYAAALAQLGYSEREITEVGDRLVDAVIAHGDPAAIADRVREHLAAGADHVTLLPQIGTAFSVGVDQLEWLAPALTSIDRR; encoded by the coding sequence ATGGGGACCACCACCGTGATCGACGCGGCCCGCCGGGCGCTGGGGCCGGTCGGGGTGACCTTGCCGGTCTCGTTCACCACCGCCCTGTCCATCGACGCGCAGCGCAAGGCCGTCGACCGGCTGGAACGCGCCGGCTACCGCGCCGTCTGGACCAACGAGGTCATCGGCGGCAAGGACGCCCTCGTCCAGCTGGCCGTCCTCCTGGCAGCCACGGACCGGATGGTGTTCGGCACCGGCGTCGCCAACATCTGGGCCCGGCAACCCCCGACCATGCACGGCGCCGCGGCCGTGCTGGCCCAGGCGTATCCCGGCCGGTTCGTGCTCGGCATGGGCGTCGGATACCCGCAGCAGGCGGCGAGCGTGGGCCTGGAATTCGGTACCCCGCTGGCCACCCTGCGCGCCTACCTGAACCGGATGGCCGCCCCGACCCAGCCGCCCGCGCCCGACGTCCCCTATCCGCGGATCATCGCCGCGAACGGACCGAAGATGCTCGCGCTGGCCGGCGAGATCGCCGACGGAGCGCTGCCCGCGGTGCAGCCTCCCGAGTTCACCGTGCGGGCGCGGCGGACACTCGGCCCGGACAAGCTGCTCGTCATCGGACTGTCGGTGGTCCCGGACGACGACCGGGACCGGGCGAGGGCCGTGGCGCGGCAGCGGATGGCGGAGGCCCTCGACCGCCCGTCGTACGCCGCCGCCCTGGCCCAACTGGGCTACTCCGAGCGGGAGATCACCGAGGTGGGTGACCGGCTGGTGGACGCGGTCATCGCCCACGGCGATCCGGCCGCAATCGCGGACAGGGTACGCGAACACCTGGCGGCAGGCGCGGACCACGTGACGCTGCTGCCGCAGATCGGCACCGCGTTCTCGGTGGGGGTGGACCAACTGGAGTGGCTCGCCCCGGCGTTGACCAGCATTGACCGGCGCTGA
- the crcB gene encoding fluoride efflux transporter CrcB: protein MASDSLPHHKKEPMNCDFDALAANEHRWRARGADVIAVVAAGGVIGAEARYLASRLWSDPAGRFPYTTFGVNLTGCFLIGVLLVVVSDMRTVNRLVRPFLATGVLGGFTTFSTYAVDSQRLIATGHPGPALVNILGTMAGALAAVSTGALTTRRIVALRSARRAR from the coding sequence ATGGCGTCGGACAGTCTGCCGCACCATAAAAAAGAGCCGATGAACTGCGACTTCGACGCGCTCGCCGCCAACGAGCACCGCTGGCGGGCGCGTGGCGCCGATGTGATCGCCGTGGTCGCCGCCGGCGGGGTAATCGGCGCCGAGGCCCGTTATCTCGCCTCCCGTCTCTGGTCCGATCCGGCCGGCCGTTTTCCGTACACGACCTTCGGGGTGAATCTGACCGGCTGTTTCCTGATCGGTGTTCTCCTGGTCGTCGTCAGCGATATGCGCACGGTCAACCGCTTGGTGAGGCCGTTCCTCGCGACGGGCGTGCTGGGCGGCTTCACGACCTTCTCCACGTACGCCGTGGACAGTCAGCGTCTGATCGCCACCGGGCACCCGGGCCCGGCGCTTGTCAACATCCTGGGCACCATGGCAGGGGCGTTGGCCGCCGTGAGCACTGGGGCGCTCACCACACGCCGTATCGTCGCGCTCCGCAGCGCCCGCCGCGCCCGGTGA
- a CDS encoding fluoride efflux transporter FluC, with the protein MNALWVALGAALGAPMRYLIDKQVQGAWKTVFPWGTLAVNALASLVLGLVTGLVLGGAPGALLEGLGVGLCGALSTYSTFSYTALRLFEDGFRFYAVADVAVSIMVALGAASFGLALGTYATA; encoded by the coding sequence GTGAACGCTCTGTGGGTCGCGCTGGGCGCGGCGCTGGGGGCACCCATGCGCTACCTGATCGACAAGCAGGTGCAGGGCGCGTGGAAGACGGTGTTCCCCTGGGGGACGCTGGCGGTCAACGCCCTGGCCAGTCTGGTGCTGGGCCTGGTCACCGGGCTCGTCCTCGGCGGTGCCCCCGGCGCACTGCTCGAAGGTCTGGGGGTCGGACTGTGCGGAGCGCTGTCGACGTACTCGACCTTCTCGTACACCGCCCTGCGGCTGTTCGAGGACGGCTTCAGGTTCTACGCCGTGGCGGACGTCGCGGTGTCGATCATGGTGGCCCTCGGAGCCGCCTCCTTCGGACTGGCTCTCGGCACGTACGCGACGGCCTGA
- a CDS encoding LysR family transcriptional regulator — MIDLEARELEYFVAVAEELHFGRAAVRLSIAQPALSKAIRRIEARLGVQLLSRSSRHVALTPAGEALLHHGRHALNAVSAAAQAARRAGDAQAHLRLVIKPGGDAHLLSGILAEYAARPDARRVDILFGGATDRADHVRDGRADVALLYAPFDDLTGLASETLFVEGRVALLPRGHRLAARTEVRLADLEHETLARWKGVRWTGVPDDGSGPEIADGAQMVQLIMLGRIIAVLPRSLVEPVHPGLVYVPVTGAAPSRLVVAWSELDRRPLVASFVEAAVAVAAGLGAPRQDAG, encoded by the coding sequence ATGATTGATCTGGAGGCGCGCGAGCTCGAGTACTTCGTGGCGGTCGCCGAGGAGCTGCACTTCGGCCGTGCCGCGGTCCGTCTGTCGATCGCGCAGCCCGCACTGTCGAAAGCGATCCGGCGGATCGAGGCGCGGCTGGGTGTGCAGCTGCTCAGCCGGTCGAGCCGGCATGTCGCGCTCACCCCGGCCGGGGAGGCGCTGCTGCACCACGGCCGCCACGCGCTCAACGCGGTCAGCGCCGCGGCCCAGGCCGCGCGCCGGGCCGGTGATGCCCAGGCTCACCTGCGGCTGGTGATCAAGCCGGGCGGAGACGCCCATCTGCTCTCCGGGATCCTCGCGGAGTACGCCGCCCGGCCCGACGCACGCCGGGTGGACATCCTCTTCGGCGGTGCCACCGACCGCGCCGACCACGTGCGCGACGGCAGGGCCGACGTGGCGCTGCTGTACGCGCCGTTCGACGACCTCACCGGGCTCGCGTCCGAGACGCTGTTCGTCGAAGGGCGCGTCGCGCTCCTGCCCCGCGGCCACCGGCTGGCCGCACGGACCGAGGTGCGGCTGGCCGACCTCGAGCACGAGACGCTGGCGCGCTGGAAAGGCGTGCGCTGGACGGGAGTGCCCGACGACGGCAGCGGGCCGGAGATCGCGGACGGCGCGCAGATGGTCCAGCTCATCATGCTCGGCCGGATCATCGCGGTGCTCCCGCGCTCGCTCGTCGAGCCCGTCCACCCCGGGCTGGTGTACGTCCCGGTGACCGGCGCGGCGCCCAGCCGCCTGGTCGTCGCCTGGTCGGAGCTCGACCGCCGGCCACTCGTCGCCTCGTTCGTCGAGGCGGCGGTCGCAGTGGCGGCCGGCTTGGGGGCCCCGCGGCAGGACGCGGGCTGA
- a CDS encoding aldo/keto reductase, whose amino-acid sequence MHYRTLGRTGIKVSPYALGAMMFGALGNPDHDESVRIIHRALDAGINFVDTADAYSRGESEEIVGKALKGRRDDIVLATKLHLPMGDDPNQRGNSRRWIMTAVENSLRRLQTDHIDLYQIHRPDPDTDIEDTLSALSDLIHSGKVRVIGSSTMPASDIVEAQWVAERRGLERFRTEQPTFSILNRGIESEVLPVAQRYGMGTLVWSPLAKGMLTGRIRKGQQTDLRRAAVFQSFGDERRLDAIEQIIPLAEEAGLRMTHLAMAFAIAHPGVTSAIIGPRTMEQLDDLLAGVDVTLTDEILDRIDAIVPPGTDVGAPDSSAYLPPALQHPALRRRPATERAAA is encoded by the coding sequence ATGCACTACCGCACCCTCGGCCGCACCGGCATCAAGGTCAGTCCCTACGCGCTCGGCGCGATGATGTTCGGCGCCCTGGGCAACCCCGACCACGACGAGTCGGTCCGCATCATCCACAGAGCACTGGACGCGGGGATCAACTTCGTCGACACCGCCGACGCGTACTCCCGCGGCGAGTCGGAGGAGATCGTCGGCAAGGCGCTCAAGGGACGTCGCGACGACATCGTCCTCGCGACCAAACTGCATCTCCCGATGGGTGACGACCCCAATCAGCGGGGCAACTCCAGGCGCTGGATCATGACCGCGGTCGAGAACTCGCTGCGCCGCCTGCAGACCGACCACATCGACCTCTACCAGATCCACCGGCCGGACCCCGACACCGACATCGAGGACACGCTTTCGGCGCTCTCGGACCTGATCCACAGCGGCAAGGTCCGGGTGATCGGGTCGTCCACGATGCCCGCCTCCGACATCGTGGAGGCCCAGTGGGTGGCGGAGCGGCGTGGTCTGGAACGGTTCCGCACCGAACAACCGACCTTCTCGATCCTCAACCGCGGTATCGAATCCGAGGTGCTGCCCGTCGCCCAGCGCTACGGAATGGGCACGCTGGTGTGGAGCCCGCTGGCGAAGGGGATGCTCACCGGACGCATCCGCAAGGGGCAGCAGACCGACCTCCGCCGTGCCGCCGTCTTCCAGTCCTTCGGCGACGAGCGCCGGCTCGATGCCATCGAGCAGATCATTCCGCTCGCCGAAGAGGCCGGTCTGCGGATGACGCACCTCGCGATGGCGTTCGCCATCGCCCATCCCGGGGTGACCAGCGCGATCATCGGGCCGCGCACGATGGAGCAGCTCGACGACCTGCTCGCCGGCGTCGACGTCACCCTCACCGACGAGATCCTCGACCGGATCGACGCGATCGTCCCGCCCGGCACGGACGTCGGCGCACCCGACAGCTCCGCCTACCTGCCGCCGGCGCTCCAGCACCCGGCCCTCCGCCGCCGGCCGGCCACGGAACGCGCCGCCGCCTGA
- a CDS encoding TetR/AcrR family transcriptional regulator, producing MTGPAGPGTPERAPRRLRADAQRNIDSLLEAAKAVFVTSGVDAPAKEIADLAGVGVGTLYRHFPQRSDLVKAVFQREVDACADAGPALAAAHEPGVALTKWLHRYTEFVATKRGLAAALHSGDPAFDALPGYFMGRLGPTLGALLDAASASGEIRSDVTPKDLLLAVANLCLPVADEGVVYSRRMVTLLIDGLYYGAAGRPGS from the coding sequence ATGACCGGCCCCGCAGGTCCGGGCACGCCCGAACGCGCGCCGCGCCGGCTGCGGGCCGACGCACAGCGCAACATCGACTCCCTGCTCGAAGCGGCGAAGGCCGTCTTCGTCACGTCGGGCGTGGACGCGCCCGCGAAGGAGATAGCCGACCTGGCCGGCGTCGGGGTCGGCACGCTGTACCGGCACTTCCCGCAGCGCTCGGACCTGGTGAAAGCCGTGTTCCAGCGCGAGGTGGACGCCTGCGCGGACGCGGGCCCGGCGCTGGCCGCCGCGCATGAGCCGGGCGTCGCGCTCACCAAGTGGCTCCACCGTTACACCGAGTTCGTCGCGACCAAACGAGGACTCGCCGCGGCACTTCACTCGGGCGATCCGGCGTTCGACGCCCTGCCCGGCTACTTCATGGGGCGGCTCGGGCCCACCCTCGGCGCCCTGCTCGACGCCGCCTCGGCGAGCGGCGAGATCCGCTCCGACGTCACCCCCAAGGACCTTCTGCTCGCCGTCGCCAATCTCTGCCTGCCCGTGGCGGACGAGGGGGTCGTCTACAGCCGCCGCATGGTCACCCTGCTCATCGACGGCCTGTACTACGGCGCCGCGGGCCGGCCCGGCTCCTGA
- a CDS encoding S66 family peptidase, giving the protein MPARGGRGGRLQPPHGHPAHRRPVLRRRGPARLLNSRADTPDSRRPAPRTAQRSPRGGPNAAPEERAADIHAAFADPGIKAVIASVGGDDQITVLPHLDRELLRANPKPFFGYSDNTNLLLFLRNLGIVSYHGGSVMVELGRPGAMNPLTAASLRAAMFTSDTYELTPASTSGDVNRPWQDSHTFASEPAAEPADGWSWHNADRVVEGAGWGGNLEIISWLLMADREVEPPDTYAGDVLFLETSEEMPSAQEVYRILRNMGERGLLRQFPALLMGRAKSWSFEKRLATQDKAAFRRRQREAVLRALHEYAPDTMAVFDVDLGHTDPQLVIPVGGRIRVDGLSHRIRVTY; this is encoded by the coding sequence CTGCCTGCCCGTGGCGGACGAGGGGGTCGTCTACAGCCGCCGCATGGTCACCCTGCTCATCGACGGCCTGTACTACGGCGCCGCGGGCCGGCCCGGCTCCTGAACTCGCGCGCGGACACGCCGGATTCCCGCCGGCCGGCACCGCGCACGGCTCAGCGGTCACCGCGTGGCGGTCCGAACGCGGCGCCCGAGGAGCGGGCCGCCGACATCCACGCGGCCTTCGCCGACCCCGGCATCAAGGCGGTCATCGCCAGTGTCGGTGGCGACGACCAGATCACCGTCCTCCCGCACCTCGACCGCGAGCTTCTCCGCGCCAACCCGAAACCGTTCTTCGGCTACAGCGACAACACGAACCTGCTGCTCTTCCTGCGGAACCTGGGCATCGTCAGTTACCACGGCGGCTCCGTGATGGTCGAACTCGGGCGCCCCGGCGCGATGAACCCACTGACCGCGGCCTCACTCCGGGCGGCGATGTTCACCTCGGACACGTACGAACTCACCCCCGCGAGCACCTCCGGAGACGTCAACCGCCCCTGGCAGGACTCGCACACCTTCGCCTCCGAACCCGCAGCGGAACCCGCCGACGGCTGGAGCTGGCACAACGCCGACCGGGTGGTCGAAGGCGCCGGCTGGGGCGGCAATCTGGAGATCATCTCCTGGCTGCTGATGGCGGACCGCGAAGTAGAACCACCCGACACCTACGCCGGCGACGTCCTTTTCCTGGAGACCTCGGAGGAGATGCCGAGCGCGCAGGAGGTCTACCGGATCCTGCGGAACATGGGCGAACGCGGGCTGCTGCGGCAGTTCCCGGCGCTGCTGATGGGCCGTGCGAAGAGCTGGTCGTTCGAGAAGCGGCTCGCCACCCAGGACAAGGCGGCCTTCCGCCGCCGGCAGCGGGAGGCCGTCCTGCGGGCCCTCCACGAGTACGCCCCCGACACGATGGCCGTCTTCGACGTCGACCTGGGCCACACCGACCCGCAACTCGTGATCCCCGTCGGCGGCCGGATCCGCGTGGACGGCCTTTCCCACCGGATCCGCGTCACGTACTGA
- a CDS encoding VanZ family protein → MFSAALRGQSWFLFSALVGALLLACAAFSIARRRGVRPWEFAGLTALVAAEVSVTLLLPNGGYTTRTCVVNRDVFEPLLTEQGLLNLLMFLPIGIAGVLATRSVLPTVAGCAALSMGTELAQAAVPGIGRNCDSSDFTMNVAGAAVGAAIAWAILNKPGSAVPLERHWRPTAYSFTAVAVAAAIIGITAVQFISMDSTSIQFASGSQKSAAQEAMHASFGDRYAITKVQFQPPVGGGSDRGTIGMILDGGKANAALTWPDNQVLTVSFENSDRTTSESFPVDGAGKPPTTGAEALAIATKYAHQYHPEALQGSRSTVAPVDPDAKLGWMVSWRRLNTAGVLMPMRLDVEINRAGRISQLVSADIGDPTGLPPVKITKSQAVRRARESIGKLLHDGQNLKVAEVSLRADDRTSAWRTEYVVSYVEPDGTQVQSISYVDATTGSTVSE, encoded by the coding sequence GTGTTTTCCGCAGCATTACGCGGCCAGTCCTGGTTTCTCTTCTCCGCTCTCGTCGGCGCGCTGCTGCTGGCGTGCGCGGCATTTTCGATTGCGCGCCGTCGGGGAGTCCGGCCGTGGGAGTTCGCTGGGCTCACCGCCCTCGTCGCCGCCGAGGTGTCCGTCACCCTGCTCCTGCCGAACGGCGGCTATACGACCCGTACCTGCGTTGTCAACCGCGACGTCTTCGAACCCCTACTCACGGAGCAAGGGCTTCTCAACCTGTTGATGTTCCTTCCGATTGGCATAGCCGGCGTACTCGCTACGCGGTCGGTACTGCCAACCGTCGCGGGCTGCGCGGCCCTCTCCATGGGCACGGAACTGGCCCAGGCCGCAGTTCCCGGAATCGGACGAAATTGCGACAGCAGCGACTTCACCATGAATGTCGCCGGCGCCGCCGTGGGCGCTGCCATCGCATGGGCGATATTGAACAAGCCTGGTTCCGCAGTGCCCCTCGAGCGGCATTGGCGCCCAACCGCATACAGTTTTACCGCTGTCGCTGTTGCCGCTGCGATCATAGGAATCACTGCCGTTCAGTTCATTTCCATGGACTCCACGAGCATCCAATTTGCCAGCGGCAGCCAGAAATCCGCTGCGCAGGAGGCAATGCACGCGTCTTTCGGGGATCGATATGCGATCACCAAGGTTCAGTTCCAACCACCCGTCGGCGGAGGAAGCGACCGCGGAACGATTGGGATGATCCTTGATGGCGGAAAAGCAAACGCGGCACTGACGTGGCCCGACAATCAGGTACTGACAGTTTCATTCGAGAACTCGGACAGGACAACGAGCGAGAGTTTTCCGGTCGACGGCGCAGGAAAACCTCCCACAACGGGTGCCGAGGCACTCGCCATTGCTACGAAGTATGCGCACCAATACCACCCCGAGGCTCTGCAGGGATCGCGGAGCACAGTGGCCCCCGTCGATCCGGATGCAAAACTGGGGTGGATGGTGAGCTGGCGGCGGCTGAACACGGCAGGCGTCCTCATGCCCATGAGGCTCGACGTCGAGATCAATCGCGCAGGTAGAATCTCGCAGTTGGTCAGCGCTGATATCGGCGATCCGACCGGCCTTCCGCCCGTCAAAATCACGAAGTCCCAGGCGGTCAGGAGAGCTCGGGAATCCATCGGAAAATTGCTGCACGACGGCCAGAATTTAAAGGTGGCAGAGGTTTCCCTGCGCGCTGACGACCGCACAAGTGCGTGGCGTACGGAGTACGTTGTCTCTTATGTGGAGCCCGACGGAACTCAAGTCCAGTCGATCAGCTACGTTGATGCGACAACCGGATCGACTGTTTCGGAGTAG